The following coding sequences lie in one Drosophila sulfurigaster albostrigata strain 15112-1811.04 chromosome 2R, ASM2355843v2, whole genome shotgun sequence genomic window:
- the LOC133838075 gene encoding pre-mRNA-processing factor 39 isoform X1: MASEQDESVVIENSGRRTRSGRPAAVPIAATPTRTTRRTSKRQAQLSDHEEENEIVLPATLAQPADEEEPTMENNAEAQHYEQQLDDDVEMLATTETTTGGVDEKSSSFPFGAVAEQHSETSDDIKESRTEDGVDTSLLASLAGDNANSLPSVAGNDEADINKKSDFESNVSAMESKLNSSEDSSSHHAIAESLGDDMDASNATIVNTEIISEDELPPPSKPEINDAEEVSDEELPAPQRAELPADAEVISEDELPTHNNNNNGAEPKVASKRKAGKDEDSSQSKIDDDDGEQSSEQQTSTKSKATEQYNPSSPTSESNDAPPSEKRAKIDEADGEQKDKEKDNKKEKERDKDKEKEKDKEKDNKEKERKKLPDLDKYWRVVKDDASDFTGWTYLLQYVDSESDAEAAREAYDTFLSHYPYCYGYWRKYADYEKRKGIKANCYKVFERGLEAIPLSVDLWIHYLMHIKAHHGDDEQFIRSQYERAVQACGLEFRSDKLWDAYIRWENESKRYQRVVQIYDRLLSIPTQGYNGHFDNFQDLINQHTVTATISNEELLRLRKEWHERQHSKASKSSSKSRRDSGSSKEAKGERERDRDRDESKQKDGDSKSPKEASEAHTDESSNVTDLTSESSSPASSKLPPPTDFSDLSTLTDEEIGGIKERVISARRKVHKSTVSAVTARWSFEEGIKRPYFHVKPLERAQLKNWKDYLDFEIEKGDRERILVLFERCLIACALYDEFWLKMLRYLESLSDQSPEVLQITREVYRRACCIHHTDKPSLHLMWAAFEELQRNFDGAAEVLERIEQRCPHLLQIAYRRINVERRRGALDKCRELYKHYIDNSKNKAIAGSLSIKYARFLNKICNDLEAGLAALQQALERDPANTRVALQMIDLCLQRQQVVETEVVQIMDKFMARADIEPDQKVLFAQRKVEFLEDFGSTAKGLQDAQRALQQALNKANEAQKKGDGSPSRKASTNSKDGAAASAGSAATTAYNNGGTAAANASYNYNSANSSAYYSQQSASGAYAPQQQQQQQQQQQSYDSYYNQWGGYGSQGGAASTGGANYNYGQWSGYGNYY, encoded by the exons atggcGTCTGAACAAGACGAAAGCGTTGTGATAGAAAATTCAG GTCGCCGCACACGCTCTGGTCGACCGGCGGCTGTTCCAATAGCTGCAACACCAACTCGTACCACTCGACGCACTTCAAAGCGGCAAGCGCAG TTGAGTGATCACGAGGAGGAGAACGAAATCGTATTGCCAGCAACATTAGCACAGCCGGCAGACGAAGAAGAACCAACCATGGAGAACAATGCTGAAGCGCAACATTACGAGCAGCAGCTGGATGACGATGTGGAAATGCTAGCTACCACAGAAACAACAACGGGTGGCGTGGACGAAAAGAGCTCCTCGTTTCCCTTTGGCGCCGTTGCCGAACAACACTCGGAGACCAGTGATGACATTAAAGAGAGTCGCACCGAAGATGGAGTTGATACTTCGCTCTTAGCTTCGTTAGCTGGCGATAATGCCAATAGTTTGCCTTCAGTGGCCGGCAATGATGAAGCTGACATTAATAAGAAATCGGACTTTGAATCGAATGTTTCGGCGATGGAAAGTAAACTCAATTCCTCCGAGGATTCTAGCTCACATCATGCTATTGCCGAGAGTTTGGGCGATGATATGGACGCCAGCAATGCAACAATTGTGAATACGGAAATCATTTCGGAAGACGAGCTACCGCCACCGAGCAAACCGGAGATTAACGATGCCGAAGAGGTATCCGATGAGGAATTGCCAGCGCCACAACGCGCTGAACTACCGGCAGATGCTGAGGTGATATCCGAAGACGAGTTGCCCAcccacaacaataataataatggggCTGAGCCAAAGGTTGCCAGCAAGCGCAAGGCAGGTAAAGATGAGGATTCGTCCCAGTCAAAAatagatgatgatgatggggaGCAAAGCAGTGAGCAGCAAACGagcacaaaaagcaaagcaacggAACAATATAATCCCAGTAGTCCGACCTCAGAGAGCAACGACGCGCCTCCTTCAGAGAAGCGAGCAAAAATCGATGAAG CAGATGGCGAACAGAAAGACAAGGAAAAGGACAACAAAAAGGAGAAAGAGCGggacaaagacaaagagaaagaaaaggatAAGGAAAAGGATAACAAGGAGAAGGAGCGCAAAAAGTTGCCCGATCTGGACAAATACTGGCGCGTCGTCAAAGACGATGCCTCAGACTTTACTGGCTGGACATATTTACTGCAATACGTGGACAGTGAG TCCGATGCAGAGGCGGCACGCGAGGCTTACGACACATTCCTGTCGCATTATCCCTACTGTTATGGCTATTGGCGCAAATATGCGGACTATGAGAAGCGCAAGGGCATCAAGGCCAACTGCTATAAG gtgttTGAGCGCGGACTAGAAGCAATACCGCTATCAGTGGATCTGTGGATACATTATCTGATGCACATCAAGGCTCATCATGGGGATGATGAGCAATTCATTCGCAGCCAGTACGAACGTGCTGTGCAGGCCTGTGGCCTGGAGTTTCGTTCCGACAAACTTTGGGATGCCTACATACGCTGGGAGAACGAATCGAAGCGTTATCAACGCGTTGTTCAGATCTACGATCGATTGCTCTCGATACCCACCCAAGGCTACAATGGCCACTTTGACAA TTTCCAGGACTTGATCAATCAGCACACAGTCACTGCGACCATTTCCAACGAGGAGTTGCTACGTCTGCGCAAGGAATGGCATGAACGTCAGCATAGCAAGGCATCGAAATCATCGTCGAAAAGTCGTCGGGACAGCGGCAGCTCAAAGGAAGCCAAAGGTGAACGCGAACGTGATCGCGATCGTGACGAGTCAAAGCAAAAGGATGGTGACAGCAAGTCACCTAAAGAAGCGTCGGAAGCACATACCGACGAGTCATCGAATGTTACCGATCTAACCAGTGAATCTTCGTCACCAGCATCCTCGAAGTTGCCACCACCAACTGATTTCAGTGATCTCAGCACGCTTACCGACGAGGAGATAGGCGGCATTAAAGAACGAGTCATCTCAGCGCGTCGCAAAGTGCACAAGTCAACAGTTAGCGCAGTCACAGCACGCTGGTCCTTCGAGGAGGGCATCAAGCGTCCCTATTTCCATGTGAAACCATTGGAGCGTGCCCAGCTTAAGAACTGGAAAGATTACCTCGACTTTGAGATTGAAAAGGGCGATCGGGAACGCATTCTGGTGCTCTTTGAACGTTGCCTAATTGCCTGCGCCTTATACGATGAGTTCTGGCTGAAGATGCTGCGCTATCTGGAGTCCTTGAGTGATCAAAGTCCAGAGGTGCTGCAAATAACACGCGAAGTGTATCGTCGTGCCTGTTGCATTCATCACACAGACAAGCCCAGCCTGCATTTGATGTGGGCCGCCTTCGAGGAGTTGCAACGCAACTTCGATGGTGCCGCCGAAGTGTTGGAGCGCATTGAGCAACGTTGTCCGCATCTCTTGCAAATCGCCTATCGTCGCATCAATGTGGAGCGTCGTCGCGGTGCCTTGGACAAGTGCCGTGAGCTCTACAAACACTACATtgacaacagcaagaacaaagCCATCGCTGGCAGTTTATCGATCAAATATGCACGTTTCCTTAACAAGATCTGCAACGATCTAGAAGCGGGTCTGGCTGCGTTGCAACAAGCGCTCGAACGTGATCCGGCCAACACTCGTGTGGCACTGCAAATGATTGATTTATGCTTGCAGCGGCAACAAGTCGTGGAGACCGAAGTGGTGCAGATCATGGACAAGTTCATGGCGCGCGCTGACATTGAACCTGATCAAAAGGTGCTGTTTGCCCAACGCAAAGTCGAGTTTCTCGAGGACTTTGGCAGCACAGCCAAGGGACTTCAGGATGCGCAGCGTGCCCTGCAGCAGGCGCTTAACAAAGCCAACGAGGCGCAGAAGAAGGG CGATGGCAGTCCATCAAGAAAGGCGTCAACAAACAGCAAGGATGGCGCTGCCGCCTCTGCTGGCTCCGCAGCAACTACGGCCTACAACAATGGTGGCACAGCGGCTGCCAATGCCAGCTACAACTATAATTCGGCCAACTCGAGTGCCTACTACAGTCAGCAAAGCGCTAGCGGTGCCTATGCaccccagcaacaacaacaacaacagcagcaacagcaatcctACGACTCGTACTATAATCAATGGGGCGGCTATGGATCGCAAGGTGGTGCAGCCAGCACTGGAGGTGCCAACTATAATTATGGACAGTGGAGCGGTTATGGTAACTATTATTAG
- the LOC133838075 gene encoding pre-mRNA-processing factor 39 isoform X2, whose amino-acid sequence MASEQDESVVIENSGRRTRSGRPAAVPIAATPTRTTRRTSKRQAQLSDHEEENEIVLPATLAQPADEEEPTMENNAEAQHYEQQLDDDVEMLATTETTTGGVDEKSSSFPFGAVAEQHSETSDDIKESRTEDGVDTSLLASLAGDNANSLPSVAGNDEADINKKSDFESNVSAMESKLNSSEDSSSHHAIAESLGDDMDASNATIVNTEIISEDELPPPSKPEINDAEEVSDEELPAPQRAELPADAEVISEDELPTHNNNNNGAEPKVASKRKAGKDEDSSQSKIDDDDGEQSSEQQTSTKSKATEQYNPSSPTSESNDAPPSEKRAKIDEDGEQKDKEKDNKKEKERDKDKEKEKDKEKDNKEKERKKLPDLDKYWRVVKDDASDFTGWTYLLQYVDSESDAEAAREAYDTFLSHYPYCYGYWRKYADYEKRKGIKANCYKVFERGLEAIPLSVDLWIHYLMHIKAHHGDDEQFIRSQYERAVQACGLEFRSDKLWDAYIRWENESKRYQRVVQIYDRLLSIPTQGYNGHFDNFQDLINQHTVTATISNEELLRLRKEWHERQHSKASKSSSKSRRDSGSSKEAKGERERDRDRDESKQKDGDSKSPKEASEAHTDESSNVTDLTSESSSPASSKLPPPTDFSDLSTLTDEEIGGIKERVISARRKVHKSTVSAVTARWSFEEGIKRPYFHVKPLERAQLKNWKDYLDFEIEKGDRERILVLFERCLIACALYDEFWLKMLRYLESLSDQSPEVLQITREVYRRACCIHHTDKPSLHLMWAAFEELQRNFDGAAEVLERIEQRCPHLLQIAYRRINVERRRGALDKCRELYKHYIDNSKNKAIAGSLSIKYARFLNKICNDLEAGLAALQQALERDPANTRVALQMIDLCLQRQQVVETEVVQIMDKFMARADIEPDQKVLFAQRKVEFLEDFGSTAKGLQDAQRALQQALNKANEAQKKGDGSPSRKASTNSKDGAAASAGSAATTAYNNGGTAAANASYNYNSANSSAYYSQQSASGAYAPQQQQQQQQQQQSYDSYYNQWGGYGSQGGAASTGGANYNYGQWSGYGNYY is encoded by the exons atggcGTCTGAACAAGACGAAAGCGTTGTGATAGAAAATTCAG GTCGCCGCACACGCTCTGGTCGACCGGCGGCTGTTCCAATAGCTGCAACACCAACTCGTACCACTCGACGCACTTCAAAGCGGCAAGCGCAG TTGAGTGATCACGAGGAGGAGAACGAAATCGTATTGCCAGCAACATTAGCACAGCCGGCAGACGAAGAAGAACCAACCATGGAGAACAATGCTGAAGCGCAACATTACGAGCAGCAGCTGGATGACGATGTGGAAATGCTAGCTACCACAGAAACAACAACGGGTGGCGTGGACGAAAAGAGCTCCTCGTTTCCCTTTGGCGCCGTTGCCGAACAACACTCGGAGACCAGTGATGACATTAAAGAGAGTCGCACCGAAGATGGAGTTGATACTTCGCTCTTAGCTTCGTTAGCTGGCGATAATGCCAATAGTTTGCCTTCAGTGGCCGGCAATGATGAAGCTGACATTAATAAGAAATCGGACTTTGAATCGAATGTTTCGGCGATGGAAAGTAAACTCAATTCCTCCGAGGATTCTAGCTCACATCATGCTATTGCCGAGAGTTTGGGCGATGATATGGACGCCAGCAATGCAACAATTGTGAATACGGAAATCATTTCGGAAGACGAGCTACCGCCACCGAGCAAACCGGAGATTAACGATGCCGAAGAGGTATCCGATGAGGAATTGCCAGCGCCACAACGCGCTGAACTACCGGCAGATGCTGAGGTGATATCCGAAGACGAGTTGCCCAcccacaacaataataataatggggCTGAGCCAAAGGTTGCCAGCAAGCGCAAGGCAGGTAAAGATGAGGATTCGTCCCAGTCAAAAatagatgatgatgatggggaGCAAAGCAGTGAGCAGCAAACGagcacaaaaagcaaagcaacggAACAATATAATCCCAGTAGTCCGACCTCAGAGAGCAACGACGCGCCTCCTTCAGAGAAGCGAGCAAAAATCGATGAAG ATGGCGAACAGAAAGACAAGGAAAAGGACAACAAAAAGGAGAAAGAGCGggacaaagacaaagagaaagaaaaggatAAGGAAAAGGATAACAAGGAGAAGGAGCGCAAAAAGTTGCCCGATCTGGACAAATACTGGCGCGTCGTCAAAGACGATGCCTCAGACTTTACTGGCTGGACATATTTACTGCAATACGTGGACAGTGAG TCCGATGCAGAGGCGGCACGCGAGGCTTACGACACATTCCTGTCGCATTATCCCTACTGTTATGGCTATTGGCGCAAATATGCGGACTATGAGAAGCGCAAGGGCATCAAGGCCAACTGCTATAAG gtgttTGAGCGCGGACTAGAAGCAATACCGCTATCAGTGGATCTGTGGATACATTATCTGATGCACATCAAGGCTCATCATGGGGATGATGAGCAATTCATTCGCAGCCAGTACGAACGTGCTGTGCAGGCCTGTGGCCTGGAGTTTCGTTCCGACAAACTTTGGGATGCCTACATACGCTGGGAGAACGAATCGAAGCGTTATCAACGCGTTGTTCAGATCTACGATCGATTGCTCTCGATACCCACCCAAGGCTACAATGGCCACTTTGACAA TTTCCAGGACTTGATCAATCAGCACACAGTCACTGCGACCATTTCCAACGAGGAGTTGCTACGTCTGCGCAAGGAATGGCATGAACGTCAGCATAGCAAGGCATCGAAATCATCGTCGAAAAGTCGTCGGGACAGCGGCAGCTCAAAGGAAGCCAAAGGTGAACGCGAACGTGATCGCGATCGTGACGAGTCAAAGCAAAAGGATGGTGACAGCAAGTCACCTAAAGAAGCGTCGGAAGCACATACCGACGAGTCATCGAATGTTACCGATCTAACCAGTGAATCTTCGTCACCAGCATCCTCGAAGTTGCCACCACCAACTGATTTCAGTGATCTCAGCACGCTTACCGACGAGGAGATAGGCGGCATTAAAGAACGAGTCATCTCAGCGCGTCGCAAAGTGCACAAGTCAACAGTTAGCGCAGTCACAGCACGCTGGTCCTTCGAGGAGGGCATCAAGCGTCCCTATTTCCATGTGAAACCATTGGAGCGTGCCCAGCTTAAGAACTGGAAAGATTACCTCGACTTTGAGATTGAAAAGGGCGATCGGGAACGCATTCTGGTGCTCTTTGAACGTTGCCTAATTGCCTGCGCCTTATACGATGAGTTCTGGCTGAAGATGCTGCGCTATCTGGAGTCCTTGAGTGATCAAAGTCCAGAGGTGCTGCAAATAACACGCGAAGTGTATCGTCGTGCCTGTTGCATTCATCACACAGACAAGCCCAGCCTGCATTTGATGTGGGCCGCCTTCGAGGAGTTGCAACGCAACTTCGATGGTGCCGCCGAAGTGTTGGAGCGCATTGAGCAACGTTGTCCGCATCTCTTGCAAATCGCCTATCGTCGCATCAATGTGGAGCGTCGTCGCGGTGCCTTGGACAAGTGCCGTGAGCTCTACAAACACTACATtgacaacagcaagaacaaagCCATCGCTGGCAGTTTATCGATCAAATATGCACGTTTCCTTAACAAGATCTGCAACGATCTAGAAGCGGGTCTGGCTGCGTTGCAACAAGCGCTCGAACGTGATCCGGCCAACACTCGTGTGGCACTGCAAATGATTGATTTATGCTTGCAGCGGCAACAAGTCGTGGAGACCGAAGTGGTGCAGATCATGGACAAGTTCATGGCGCGCGCTGACATTGAACCTGATCAAAAGGTGCTGTTTGCCCAACGCAAAGTCGAGTTTCTCGAGGACTTTGGCAGCACAGCCAAGGGACTTCAGGATGCGCAGCGTGCCCTGCAGCAGGCGCTTAACAAAGCCAACGAGGCGCAGAAGAAGGG CGATGGCAGTCCATCAAGAAAGGCGTCAACAAACAGCAAGGATGGCGCTGCCGCCTCTGCTGGCTCCGCAGCAACTACGGCCTACAACAATGGTGGCACAGCGGCTGCCAATGCCAGCTACAACTATAATTCGGCCAACTCGAGTGCCTACTACAGTCAGCAAAGCGCTAGCGGTGCCTATGCaccccagcaacaacaacaacaacagcagcaacagcaatcctACGACTCGTACTATAATCAATGGGGCGGCTATGGATCGCAAGGTGGTGCAGCCAGCACTGGAGGTGCCAACTATAATTATGGACAGTGGAGCGGTTATGGTAACTATTATTAG
- the LOC133838076 gene encoding serendipity locus protein H-1 translates to MECKGKSKRMKEEAPSKKLPPKIYGGSSGDYNATATAVAAANASTPTKAAHDEIISSLLRINNFDSISSIKDESLDIDLSACVTISSASYINGNSLSSTDFWRVLDESAQNNTELNLSVDVGGGSCRDELIASNSLTTTTSPSAAGNDTNNSEFNVTFLRPEPPNAFTNSPFKKISTTPVKLPSPEQMQLQLSQPTRKPRLPAATAVRLKVFKEEPLEEKATTLSALTATATVPKPQVLTKVEHCEPAAEQMPPAFSMFQQPTSNSNDNMPPPAAPQEGAASKSALDLETPPPPLYKCLDCNGLVLDNPQLVSTHKAAAHRLRITYNCTECQREFELLAGLKKHLKTHRSEVRKDTWKKCPDCGKCLKLGSMWMHRKIHSDNKKYQCDICGQKFVQKINLTHHARIHSSEKPYECPECQKRFQERSHLQRHQKYHAQTRSYRCEKCGKMYKTERCLKVHNLVHLEQRPFACNVCDKSFISNSKLKQHSNIHTGMRPFKCNYCPRDFTNFPNWLKHTRRRHKVDHKTGEHLENIPSYCSKKSTTTKAQKAAAAAAAAAAAAASSTTPGDDPLASSEAAATKPNETTGKATPTTPTTTAKQTRKKKQPQQAALAALGITLPAGTALQQVHPQPQQADRKLMNVVVSQLPPPSTAATPAKQVKAKRERKQLAPKQLQQKPSPPPPTLTQVPVAMPQIKKEPQTQGAFLDLHGLSLTSAEDLIMEQALEMEECGLYDAPVVNTDMGTSDNAISSEAAAALHFQIKNELPDELLPDEDFLPHKPSNGNRLACPSLESSPFSSPASMELTAVSSSNINTSNSNTHATQVNSGRTANYYLPAFTLNAQGKLTSCTTTTTGNMNGNNGIVSGAGPTTVSMVNMPLLMHPNQMLPSVDTLLFTTQTGNRFFSGKTVGGVQTTGAGAVATTTSHLT, encoded by the exons ATGGAGTGTAAAGGCAAATCCAAGAGAATGAAAGAAGAGGCGCCAAGCAAAAAATTGCCGCCTAAAATCTatggcggcagcagcggcgactataatgcaacagcaacagcagtggccGCTGCAAATGCGAGCACCCCTACAAAAGCGGCTCACGATGAGATTATCAGTTCGTTGCTGCGCATTAACAATTTCGATTCCATATCCAGCATCAAAGATGAATCGCTCGACATCGATCTGTCCGCCTGCGTCACCATCAGCTCAGCCAGTTATATCAACGGCAACAGTCTCTCGTCCACCGACTTTTGGCGCGTACTTGACGAGAGTGCTCAAAACAATACCGAACTCAATTTATCCGTTGATGTTGGCGGCGGTTCGTGTCGTGATGAGTTAATTGCATCTAATTccttaacaacaacaacaagtcccAGTGCTGCAGGCAACGACACCAATAACTCGGAATTCAATGTGACGTTTTTACGGCCAGAGCCACCAAATGCGTTTACAAATTCGCCCTTTAAAAAGATTAGCACTACGCCAGTGAAATTGCCATCGCCGGAacaaatgcagctgcagctgtcgcAGCCGACCAGGAAGCCACGTTTGCCGGCGGCAACAGCAGTGCGTCTGAAAGTATTCAAGGAGGAGCCGTTGGAGGAGAAGGCAACGACGCTGTCCGCgctgacagcgacagcaacggTTCCCAAACCTCAAGTGTTGACCAAAGTGGAGCATTGTGAGCCGGCAGCAGAGCAAATGCCGCCAGCATTTAGTATGTTTCAGCAGCCAACGAGCAATAGTAATGATAATATGCCACCGCCAGCAGCACCACAAGAAGGCGCTGCCAGCAAGTCAGCATTGGATTTGGAGacaccaccgccgccgcttTACAAGTGTCTGGACTGCAATGGTCTGGTGCTCGATAATCCGCAGCTGGTGAGCACACACAAAGCCGCAGCGCATCGTTTACGCATCACCTATAATTGTACCGAATGCCAGCGAGAGTTTGAGCTGCTGGCGGGGCTGAAGAAGCATCTCAAGACGCATCGCAGTGAGGTGCGCAAAGATACCTGGAAGAAGTGCCCAGATTGTGGGAAATG TTTGAAGCTGGGAAGTATGTGGATGCATCGTAAGATACACAGCGATAACAAGAAGTATCAGTGCGACATCTGTGGCCAAAAATTTGTGCAGAAAATTAATCTCACGCATCATGCGCGTATCCACAGCTCAGAGAAGCCCTACGAGTGTCCGGAGTGTCAGAAACGCTTTCAAGAGCGCTCGCATCTGCAGCGACATCAAAAGTATCATGCCCAGACGCGTTCGTACCGCTGCGAGAAATGCGGTAAAATGTACAAGACGGAACGTTGCCTCAAAGTGCATAATCTGGTCCATTTGGAACAGCGGCCGTTTGCTTGCAACGTGTGCGACAAGAGTTTCATTAGTAACTCGAAACTGAAGCAACATTCGAATATTCACACGGGCATGCGACcgtttaaatgcaattattgtCCGCGCGACTTTACCAACTTTCCCAATTGGCTGAAGCATACGCGACGTCGTCACAAGGTGGATCACAAGACGGGCGAGCATCTCGAGAACATTCCCTCCTATTGCTCCAAGAAATCCACCACAACCAAGGCACAAAAAGCAGCCGCTGCAGCGGCCgcggcggcagctgcagcagcctCCTCAACAACACCAGGGGATGATCCTTTGGCATCCagtgaagcagcagcaacaaagccCAATGAGACAACAGGCAAAGCGACGCCAAccacgccaacaacaactgcgaaaCAGACGCGCAAAAagaagcagccacaacagGCAGCTTTGGCTGCCTTGGGCATCACATTGCCAGCGGGTACAGCATTGCAGCAGGTGCATCCACAACCACAGCAGGCAGATCGTAAGCTGATGAATGTGGTGGTCTCACAATTGCCACCTCcgtcgacagcagcaacgcCAGCCAAGCAGGTGAAGGCGAAGCGAGAACGCAAACAATTGGCGCccaagcagctgcaacagaaACCTTCGCCACCGCCGCCGACGCTCACCCAAGTGCCCGTTGCAATGCCACAGATCAAGAAGGAGCCGCAAACGCAAGGCGCATTTCTCGATCTGCACGGTCTGAGCTTGACCTCGGCCGAGGATTTGATCATGGAACAGGCGCTGGAGATGGAAGAATGCGGGCTGTATGATGCGCCCGTGGTCAATACGGACATGGGTACCTCTGACAACGCCATCTCCTCggaggcagctgcagcactgCATTTCCAAATTAAAAACGAATTACCAGACGAGCTGCTACCTGACGAAGATTTCT TGCCTCATAAGCCTAGCAATGGCAATCGCTTAGCTTGTCCCTCCCTTGAGTCATCACCGTTCTCATCACCCGCATCCATGGAACTGACAGCGGTctccagcagcaacatcaacacctCCAACTCAAATACCCATGCGACACAAGTGAATTCAGGACGAACCGCCAACTATTATTTGCCAGCCTTCACGCTAAACGCGCAGGGCAAGCTGACAAGTTGTACGACCACAACAACTGGCAATATGAATGGCAATAATGGGATTGTCTCTGGCGCTGGCCCCACAACTGTCTCAATGGTGAATATGCCACTGTTAATGCATCCGAATCAAATGTTGCCTTCGGTGGATACGCTGCTCTTTACCACACAGACGGGCAATCGTTTCTTCTCCGGCAAAACAGTTGGCGGTGTTCAAACCACTGGGGCGGGTGCGGTGGCGACGACCACGTCCCATTTGACATGA